From the genome of Malus domestica chromosome 04, GDT2T_hap1, one region includes:
- the LOC103434246 gene encoding uncharacterized protein — MSGTKVILTYKRKRQSRKGLVEGHECHNALFVAPSDTSPCREDLQVYLIEERSAKDFSRLEDKKQVKVPEPRQLSINSHKFLTSLDEGPSERDTYGSSSMDLSLENKSSHQKFGSSSNTNSEALVDDNNVGGRLVCGLTGNATEMTADFVRPKSLSSSSSFEIKGGSKCVGISLRLNVSNLEDTDSLSKNKVDNSCGDSAVQTKSTAPLITFCRRKKRRKDTDKSDIRSKSVPVENNCSLVTKLSNSVCANAASCDETSPENCSVNHETDLKHSIDEAQVLSSDDLKATEIPRLGRSLPYLDLSVIPTDSCGTVDCNFDLNLSPAKQPDTDAPKAVGDSLDSTSRNHAFVLHKPSPPQMSAERTGRVETQASQLHRDGFECLEVGASCKDDDDKVGSLISEENTSKNKCLQLFPEEKTSGIFGPVITHPEVVASVASERRKVLQLGGQHDQPKQGSPMFLGPSTEKPIFAGCAANTCFNTSPFLNSIIRTREFIRDAALQSSSSRLPSVWRHKLMHDSVVSQARALNEGGGFHDKYMPYNTMWSEEELDFLWMGVRRYGRDNWNAMLRDPRLHFSPRRVARDLAEQWEEEQSKLFSGICVPQLGCNYFSGPKRGIWKENTADLTQVSLGDVDACRGGDVSRRPLFNSAYTCNNGNENHRRPLGYTKRTSRFEMGRDTHEDDEFSILNRSRSIRRGKLLSTDVPTTCTGPQGNLPHWLREAVASPPPTVPSTVSSIAHSDRLNVTLAGFDRRESHLVPRNEMQVNAPLFNYSSVGLGTGKQRRDHSRRAGKQDNVIIIASDGSSEETISDDRR, encoded by the exons atgtcagggaccaaagtgatttTAACGTACAAGCGAAAGCGGCAATCAAGGAAAGGTCTTGTAGAGGGACATGAGTGCCATAATGCTCTTTTTGTTGCTCCGAGTGATACTTCTCCATGTAGAGAAGACTTGCAAGTTTATTTGATTGAAGAGCGTTCAGCCAAAGACTTTAGCAGACTGGAGGATAAGAAACAAGTTAAAGTACCTGAGCCTAGACAATTGTCAATTAATTCCCATAAATTTCTGACAAGTCTCGATGAGGGTCCCTCCGAAAGGGATACGTATGGATCCTCTTCTATGGACCTATCATTGGAGAATAAGTCAAGTCACCAGAAATTTGGCTCGTCCTCAAATACTAATAGTGAAGCGTTGGTTGATGATAATAATGTTGGAGGGAGGTTAGTTTGCGGATTGACAGGGAATGCCACTGAAATGACTGCTGATTTTGTCCGACCAAAatcattatcatcatcatcatcatttgaAATAAAAGGTGGCTCTAAATGTGTTGGTATATCGCTAAGATTGAATGTATCAAACCTGGAAGACACTGATTCACTCTCTAAAAATAAGGTAGATAACTCATGTGGTGATTCAGCTGTGCAGACCAAGTCGACTGCCCCATTGATTACTTTCTGCCGaaggaaaaaaaggagaaaggaTACAGATAAGTCTGATATACGAAGCAAATCTGTGCCTGTGGAAAACAATTGCTCATTGGTAACCAAATTGAGTAATTCTGTTTGTGCTAATGCCGCTTCGTGTGACGAAACTTCCCCTGAAAACTGCTCAGTAAATCATGAGACAGATTTGAAGCACTCCATAGACGAAGCTCAAGTTTTGTCAAGTGATGATCTTAAAGCAACAGAAATCCCTCGTTTAGGCAGATCGCTTCCTTACTTGGACCTGTCTGTTATCCCAACTG ATTCATGCGGCACTGTGGACTGCAATTTTGACTTAAACTTGAGTCCTGCTAAGCAACCTGACACCGATGCACCAAAAGCTGTGGGGGACTCGTTGGATTCTACTAGCAGAAATCATGCCTTTGTATTACATAAACCGTCTCCTCCACAAATGTCGGCTGAGAGAACTGGAAGAGTGGAAACTCAAGCTTCACAATTACACAGAGATGGATTTGAATGTTTAGAAGTTGGTGCCAGCTGcaaagatgatgatgataaagTTGGTTCTCTGATTTCCGAGGAGAATACTTCCAAAAATAAATGTCTGCAG CTGTTTCCAGAAGAAAAAACCAGTGGCATTTTTGGCCCGGTGATAACACATCCTGAGGTAGTTGCTTCTGTAGCTTCAGAACGGAGAAAAGTTCTTCAGTTGGGAGGCCAACATGATCAACCAAAACAAGGATCTCCTATGTTTTTGGGTCCATCCACCGAAAAACCTATATTTGCAGGATGTGCTGCCAATACCTGCTTCAATACATCTCCCTTCTTGAACTCCATCATTAGAACAAGAGAATTCATCCGAGATGCAGCGCTCCAATCTTCTTCAAGCCGTTTACCATCAGTTTGGAGGCACAAGCTTATGCATGACAGTGTAGTAAGCCAAGCAAGAGCTTTGAATGAAGGGGGTGGTTTTCATGACAAATATATGCCATATAATACCATGTGGTCTGAAGAAGAGTTGGATTTTCTATGGATGGGTGTGAGAAGATATGGACGGGACAATTGGAATGCTATGTTAAGGGATCCAAGATTGCACTTCTCACCACGGAGGGTGGCAAGGGACTTAGCTGAGCAGTGGGAAGAGGAACAATCAAAACTTTTTAGTGGCATTTGTGTTCCTCAATTGGGATGCAACTACTTCTCGGGTCCAAAAAGAGGAATATGGAAAGAAAATACAGCAGACCTGACCCAAGTTTCACTTGGCGATGTTGATGCTTGTAGAGGAGGTGATGTCTCGAGGAGGCCACTATTCAATTCGGCTTATACTTGCAACAATGGCAATGAAAACCACCGGAGGCCTCTTGGTTACACAAAGAGGACATCTCGTTTTGAAATGGGAAGGGACACACATGAAGATGATGAATTTAGTATTCTAAATAGAAGTAGAAGTATTCGGAGGGGCAAGTTGTTATCGACTGATGTCCCCACAACTTGCACTGGACCACAGGGAAATTTGCCCCACTGGCTCAGAGAAGCTGTTGCTTCTCCACCCCCAACTGTGCCTTCAACTGTTTCATCAATTGCTCATTCAGACAGGTTGAATGTCACCCTTGCTGGTTTTGATCGTCGGGAATCACATTTGGTACCAAGGAATGAAATGCAGGTAAATGCTCCTCTTTTCAACTACTCATCGGTAGGACTTGGGACGGGGAAACAGAGAAGGGATCATTCTCGTCGTGCGGGTAAACAAGACAACGTAATTATTATAGCCAGCGATGGTTCTTCTGAAGAGACTATATCTGATGATCGTAGGTAG
- the LOC139195110 gene encoding serine/threonine-protein kinase CDG1-like, giving the protein MGIAKLGPPTLSNALIKLNSGVSGTIGYLDLEYALSGQLTEKSDLFSFAIGYLEVLCAKSSSTEIPECVDKGAGQPMMGEMEVELECALELQGSADAIKQLKESGTTTTTSLAPPPPPAHDMEDYTY; this is encoded by the exons ATGGGGATTGCCAAGTTGGGTCCTCCTACCTTGTCAAATGCATTAATCAAATTGAACTCGGGGGTATCTGGTACAATAGGCTATCTTGATCTAGAGTATGCATTGTCCGGACAACTTACTGAAAAATCTGATCTCTTCTCATTCGCAATAGGCTATCTTGAAGTGTTGTGTGCCAAATCTTCTTCAACAGAGATACCTGAATGCGTGGACAAGG GAGCTGGACAGCCCATGATGGGTGAAATGGAGGTGGAACTTGAGTGTGCACTGGAGCTGCAGGGGAGTGCAGATGCCATCAAGCAGCTCAAGGAGTCGGGGACAACTACAACCACTTCTCTtgcccctcctcctcctcctgccCATGACATGGAAGACTATACCTACTAA
- the LOC103434367 gene encoding wall-associated receptor kinase-like 1, with translation MNLSSFYDFLYACLCMSLFYQPAHAQQVYLNITQYCDASYSPMSNGYLCDSSVIKSCQSFVTFRSQPPHDTAISIASLLSSEASEIASVNKVSASDKIPSNRLVVVPVSCSCSGSIFQHFSTYTVTEGDTYYKTAVYTFQGLATCQSMIGQNYYEPVNITVGAVLTVLVRCACPSEKQTADGITSLLTYTVAMNDTVARIGEIFGVNSQSILEANLLSRDSIIDPNTTVLVPLKSKKCPTSDGNFVANGSILEYVDCIRNGKKFPVKLVTLLGIGIGFAFICVFLLCYYLYQCLKRRRTKTRKENFFKQNGGFLLREKFSSYGISSNAKLFTAEELERATDNYNESRFLGEGGYGTVYKGMLPDGTIVAVKRSRAIDENQIEQFINEVVILTQINHRNIVKLLGCCLETEVPLLVYEYISNGTLSHHIRQKKDSTESSLSWEYRLRIACEVAGAVAYMHSAASIPIYHRDIKSSNILLDHNYSAKVSDFGTSKSVPLDKTHLTTQVQGTFGYMDPEYFQSCKFTDRSDTYSFGVTLVEILTGHTPYSFAKHEEENLVAAFISLTREDELVQILDPQVARDADVKQIRTIAELAKRCLRLNGAKRPSMKEVSTELEGLRNAQRCLETFREDPIEQNIDFPMEIESASL, from the exons ATGAACCTATCTTCCTTCTATGATTTCCTCTATGCTTGCCTGTGTATGTCCCTATTTTATCAACCAGCACACGCTCAGCAGGTATACCTCAACATTACACAGTACTGCGATGCTAGCTATAGCCCCATGTCAAATGGGTACCTCTGTGATTCCAGTGTCATCAAGTCCTGCCAGTCCTTCGTCACGTTCAGATCGCAGCCGCCCCATGACACCGCCATCAGCATcgcctctctcctctcctccgAAGCCTCAGAGATTGCCTCAGTTAACAAGGTTTCAGCAAGTGACAAGATTCCAAGCAACAGGTTGGTTGTAGTTCCAGTTTCTTGTTCATGTTCGGGCAGTATCTTCCAGCACTTCTCTACTTACACCGTGACAGAAGGCGATACGTATTATAAGACGGCCGTCTACACTTTCCAAGGCCTGGCTACATGTCAGTCTATGATAGGTCAGAACTATTATGAACCTGTAAATATTACGGTGGGAGCAGTGTTAACAGTTCTGGTGAGATGCGCTTGCCCGAGCGAAAAGCAAACTGCAGATGGGATTACATCCCTGCTGACATATACAGTAGCCATGAACGACACAGTTGCAAGAATAGGAGAGATATTTGGGGTAAACAGTCAAAGTATACTAGAGGCAAATTTGTTGTCACGGGACAGCATTATCGACCCTAATACAACTGTTCTTGTTCCCCTCAAAAGCAAGAAATGCCCTACTTCTGATGGGAATTTCGTTGCAAATGGGAGTATCCTAGAATATGTCGATTGTATTCGCAACGGCAAAAAGTTTCCGGTGAAGTTGGTCACACTGCTAG GTATTGGGATTGGGTTTGCATTCATATGCGTGTTCCTTTTATGCTACTATTTATATCAATGCCTGAAGAGAAGGAGAACCAAAACCCGTAAGGAGAACTTTTTCAAGCAAAATGGGGGCTTCTTGTTGCGAGAAAAATTCTCATCTTATGGAATTAGTAGCAATGCAAAACTATTTACTGCAGAGGAGTTGGAGAGAGCAACAGATAACTACAACGAGAGCCGGTTTCTAGGGGAAGGAGGTTATGGCACAGTTTATAAAGGGATGTTACCTGACGGAACCATAGTAGCGGTTAAAAGGTCAAGGGCGATAGACGAAAATCAGATTGAGCAATTCATCAATGAAGTTGTCATTCTAACTCAAATCAATCATCGAAACATCGTGAAATTGCTTGGTTGTTGCTTGGAGACGGAGGTTCCATTGCTAGTATATGAGTATATTTCTAATGGAACTCTCTCCCATCATATCCGTCAGAAGAAAGACTCCACCGAATCATCACTTTCGTGGGAATACCGTTTAAGGATCGCTTGTGAAGTTGCCGGAGCAGTAGCGTATATGCACTCAGCAGCTTCAATCCCCATCTATCATAGAGACATCAAGTCGTCTAACATACTTCTAGACCATAACTACAGTGCTAAAGTATCCGACTTTGGGACTTCCAAATCAGTTCCCCTTGACAAAACTCACTTGACGACACAAGTACAGGGGACTTTCGGGTACATGGATCCCGAGTACTTCCAATCTTGTAAGTTCACGGACAGAAGTGATACCTACAGTTTCGGAGTTACGCTCGTGGAGATACTAACTGGACACACCCCATATTCTTTTGCAaaacatgaagaagaaaacCTGGTTGCAGCGTTCATTTCATTGACGAGGGAAGATGAACTCGTTCAGATTTTGGATCCTCAAGTGGCTAGAGATGCAGATGTTAAGCAAATTCGCACGATTGCAGAGCTTGCAAAACGGTGTTTGAGGCTGAATGGGGCAAAGAGGCCTAGTATGAAAGAGGTATCAACAGAGTTGGAAGGATTGAGGAACGCTCAAAGATGCCTTGAAACGTTCCGAGAAGATCCTATAGAGCAAAATATTGATTTCCCCATGGAAATTGAATCTGCATCGCTTTGA
- the LOC114824542 gene encoding receptor-like protein kinase FERONIA produces MMGFSTTAKSVSCFFFSAWKKLASWDKSRKRRQNQDWAFMEELCRRFSLDEIIAATECFNDKFHIGSNTMGSVYKGYINGGATVVAIKRFTGSRQDFRNEVLLSCQLRHPNLVPVIGFCEEKEELILVYDYMAEGALSSKLFKRADLDPLPWRQRLNICIGVARALHYLHAGLKHVIVHRDVKCFIILLDERFEAKVSNLLTFKMGPPSLSNKFIRVTSGRIVGTFGYTDPEYIHLEQFTEKSDVYSFGMVLLEVLTAKWAKEFQTYTGRPDTLCDIMDPSLRGKIAPDCLQKFMDIVYRCVSPTGAERPSVGEVQVELECALELQDSADAKKDASVGLAGDYSYQGMSICEIEDIFSFLVRQLSTSDASTLDLNSIDFSASDDG; encoded by the coding sequence ATGATGGGTTTCAGTACTACCGCAAAGTCCGTctcatgtttcttcttctctgcGTGGAAGAAACTAGCATCATGGGATAAAAGTAGAAAACGCAGACAAAACCAAGATTGGGCCTTTATGGAGGAATTATGCCGCCGATTTTCGCTAGATGAGATCATAGCAGCCACTGAATGCTTCAACGACAAGTTCCATATTGGTAGCAATACCATGGGCTCAGTCTATAAAGGGTACATCAACGGCGGGGCAACTGTTGTTGCAATCAAGCGATTTACAGGCAGCAGACAAGACTTCAGGAATGAGGTGCTGCTGTCCTGCCAGCTGCGCCACCCCAACCTTGTCCCTGTTATTGGATTCTGTGAAGAAAAGGAGGAACTCATCCTTGTCTACGACTACATGGCCGAAGGTGCCCTCTCTTCTAAGCTGTTCAAAAGAGCGGATCTTGATCCGCTGCCCTGGAGGCAGAGGCTGAACATATGTATCGGGGTAGCACGCGCATTGCATTATCTCCATGCAGGGCTAAAACATGTTATTGTCCACCGCGACGTGAAATGCTTCATCATACTATTGGATGAAAGGTTCGAAGCAAAGGTTTCAAACTTACTAACGTTCAAGATGGGTCCTCCTAGTTTGTCAAATAAATTCATACGAGTGACCTCTGGTAGGATCGTGGGCACTTTCGGGTATACTGATCCCGAGTATATCCATTTGGAACAATTTACAGAAAAATCTGATGTCTACTCGTTTGGAATGGTGCTGCTGGAAGTGTTGACTGCCAAATGGGCAAAAGAGTTTCAGACATACACAGGCAGGCCGGACACCTTATGCGATATAATGGACCCTTCTTTGAGGGGTAAAATAGCTCCTGATTGTTTGCAAAAATTTATGGATATCGTTTACAGATGTGTAAGTCCTACAGGAGCAGAGCGGCCCTCAGTGGGCGAAGTGCAAGTGGAACTCGAGTGCGCATTGGAGCTGCAAGACAGTGCAGATGCCAAGAAGGACGCTTCTGTTGGTCTTGCAGGTGACTATAGCTACCAAGGGATGTCAATTTGTGAAATTGAAgatattttctcatttttggTTAGGCAGCTGTCAACTTCGGATGCGTCAACTCTTGATTTGAATAGCATCGATTTTTCTGCTTCTGATGATGGTTGA
- the LOC103434242 gene encoding putative disease resistance protein At1g50180, which yields MAESVVYFVIERLGDLLIEKATFLHGVKQNVEQIRVELSRMQCFLKDADKRQDEDDSIRNWVSEIREVAYDAEDVIGSFTIKISPPISNPLKRYACFFNRASNLYDVGSEIEAIKARISDLTRSTQTYGLTVVRDHQGSSSIAFEKQRQLRWSYSHVIDDHIVGLQGSINELVAELMNEEKHGRVVSICGMGGLGKTTLAKEIYRNDHVRRYFDASAWAYISQQCKPRDVWEGILIKLTSPSKEERDHILKLRDEELAKKLYQVQIEKKYLVVLDDIWSIEAWKILSPAFPSSGKGCSRILLTTRNKDLASFVDRSGLHEPRNLTEEEGWELLQKKAFPRNGDPDFIRSKDKEQLGREMVKKCAGLPLAIVVLGGLLATKETVHEWDIVLRDILSYLKRAKGHEQHSTVPEVLALSYHDLPFILKPCFLYLSHFPEDFEIPRRKLVQLWIAEGIVSPHHEAEGDETIEDVAERYLGYLINRCMVQVGALGSTGRIKTCRLHDLMRDLCLSKAKQENFLQTVRCLDEGMMVDSSSSSRMLSEAKSTGKTRRLAVFLPSDVDNLIPSKYKEDSNLSLRSLIYFHASKCRLVSWQLTKTILEFKMLKVLDLEGVKGPYEKLPKDIGGLVQLQFLSLKKTRIQALPSSIGNLIHLKTLNLQTLSKLSWDPTVQIPNVIWKMEGLRHLYLPKWCGNAVDKLQLGNLINLQTLVNFPANKCDVEDLRKLTNLRKLVLNDPKHFNNLLKIFNPQNRTLSCLESLSLTSETLSFPDEVVDVTQVMLSCRRLKKLHVEGRIEKLPEYHQFPPNLAKLTLWGSKLEEDPMPTLEKLPNLRILSGWQMFMGKKMVCSNQGFPKLKSLLLRGFSKLEDWTMEEGALPSLCRLEISNCTKLKTIPDSLRFVKTLQELEIYGCLFKINIGSEGEDFYKVQHVPSIVVRN from the exons ATGGCAGAGTCAGTGGTATACTTTGTCATTGAAAGGCTTGGGGACCTGCTGATTGAAAAAGCCACCTTCTTACACGGGGTCAAGCAAAACGTTGAGCAGATCCGAGTCGAACTGAGTCGGATGCAATGCTTCTTGAAAGATGCCGATAAGAGGCAAGACGAGGATGACAGCATTCGGAATTGGGTTTCCGAGATTAGAGAAGTTGCTTATGATGCAGAGGATGTCATTGGAAGTTTCACCATCAAAATTTCACCACCAATTTCCAATCCGTTAAAAAGGTACGCTTGTTTTTTCAACCGAGCTTCAAACCTTTATGATGTTGGGTCTGAGATTGAGGCCATCAAAGCTAGAATTTCTGACCTTACTAGAAGTACACAAACTTACGGCTTGACTGTAGTAAGAGATCATCAAGGCTCGTCGAGTATTGCGTTTGAGAAGCAAAGACAATTGAGGTGGTCTTATTCCCATGTTATTGATGACCATATCGTTGGTTTACAAGGAAGCATAAACGAACTAGTGGCGGAGCTCATGAATGAAGAAAAACACGGTCGAGTTGTGTCCATTTGTGGGATGGGCGGTTTGGGGAAGACCACTCTTGCCAAGGAAATTTACCGCAATGATCATGTTAGGCGTTATTTTGACGCTTCTGCGTGGGCTTATATATCTCAACAATGCAAACCAAGAGATGTTTGGGAAGGCATTCTGATTAAGCTAACCTCTCCATCGAAAGAGGAGAGGGATCACATTTTGAAATTGAGAGACGAAGAGCTTGCAAAGAAGCTTTATCAAGTGCAAATAGAGAAGAAATATTTGGTGGTTCTTGATGACATTTGGTCGATTGAGGCCTGGAAAATTCTAAGTCCTGCCTTTCCATCGTCGGGAAAAGGGTGCAGCAGAATATTGCTTACAACTCGTAATAAGGACTTAGCTTCCTTTGTAGACCGAAGCGGCCTTCATGAGCCGAGGAACTTAACTGAAGAAGAGGGTTGGGAGTTGCTTCAGAAGAAGGCATTTCCAAGAAATGGTGATCCAG attttATCAGAAGCAAAGATAAGGAGCAGTTAGGGAGGGAAATGGTGAAAAAGTGTGCTGGCTTGCCTTTGGCCATTGTTGTGCTTGGAGGACTTTTGGCCACTAAAGAAACAGTGCACGAGTGGGATATCGTCCTCAGAGATATTCTTTCGTATCTAAAGCGAGCCAAAGGGCATGAGCAACACTCTACGGTACCTGAGGTTTTGGCTTTGAGTTATCATGATTTGCCTTTTATATTGAAACCCTGTTTCCTTTATTTGAGCCATTTTccggaagattttgaaattccGAGGAGAAAACTGGTTCAATTATGGATTGCAGAAGGCATTGTATCGCCACACCATGAAGCAGAGGGAGATGAAACAATAGAGGATGTTGCGGAACGCTACTTGGGTTACTTGATTAATAGGTGCATGGTTCAAGTGGGAGCTCTCGGCTCAACTGGAAGAATTAAAACTTGCCGCCTCCATGATCTTATGCGTGACTTGTGCTTGTCGAAAGCAAAGCAGGAAAATTTTCTCCAGACTGTTCGCTGTTTGGATGAAGGTATGATGGtggattcttcttcttcttctcgcaTGCTTTCTGAAGCAAAATCAACTGGTAAAACTCGCAGACTTGCTGTCTTCTTACCTTCAGATGTCGATAATCTTATCCCGTCTAAGTACAAAGAAGATTCCAACCTCAGTCTCAGGTCACTTATATATTTCCATGCAAGCAAGTGTAGATTGGTAAGTTGGCAGCTTACAAAAACAATTTTGGAGTTCAAAATGCTCAAAGTTCTCGATCTTGAAGGTGTCAAGGGACCATACGAAAAGTTACCTAAAGATATCGGGGGATTGGTTCAGTTGCAGTTTCTAAGTTTGAAGAAAACACGTATACAAGCATTGCCATCATCCATCGGCAATTTGATCCACTTGAAAACTCTAAATTTGCAAACCTTAAGCAAATTGAGTTGGGACCCAACAGTGCAAATTCCGAATGTGATTTGGAAGATGGAAGGGCTAAGGCATTTATATCTTCCCAAGTGGTGTGGCAATGCAGTTGATAAGCTGCAACTGGGAAATCTGATCAACTTGCAGACACTCGTAAACTTTCCTGCAAACAAATGCGACGTAGAAGATCTTCGCAAGCTGACCAATCTTAGAAAATTGGTGTTGAATGATCCAAAACATTTCAATAAtttgttgaaaattttcaatccCCAAAACAGAACGTTAAGCTGCCTTGAGTCTTTGTCCTTGACAAGTGAGACACTTTCATTCCCTGATGAGGTTGTTGATGTTACACAAGTAATGTTAAGCTGTCGTCGTCTTAAAAAATTGCATGTGGAAGGGCGGATAGAGAAGCTGCCAGAATACCATCAGTTCCCTCCAAACCTTGCCAAGTTAACATTGTGGGGCTCTAAACTTGAGGAAGATCCAATGCCAACACTGGAAAAACTGCCGAACTTGAGAATTTTAAGCGGATGGCAAATGTTCATGGGGAAGAAAATGGTCTGCTCTAACCAAGGTTTCCCAAAACTCAAGTCTCTACTCCTCCGAGGGTTTTCTAAGTTAGAGGATTGGACGATGGAAGAAGGAGCCCTGCCTAGTCTTTGTCGTTTGGAAATATCAAATTGCACCAAACTGAAGACGATTCCGGATTCTCTGAGGTTTGTGAAAACACTTCAGGAATTGGAGATATACGGATGCTTATTCAAGATCAACATTGGAAGTGAAGGAGAGGATTTTTACAAAGTGCAACATGTACCGTCCATTGTAGTACGCAACTGA